In Thiovibrio frasassiensis, one DNA window encodes the following:
- the mdh gene encoding malate dehydrogenase, whose protein sequence is MRRNKITIIGAGNVGATAAHWAASRGLGDILLLDVVEGVPQGKALDLLQSGPVDGFSNRITGSNDFADLAGSDVVIITAGLARKPGMSRDDLLAKNVAIVKSCAEQVAKHAPDCVLIVVTNPIDAMVYTAFKVTGFPRERVIGMAGVLDSARYRTFLAEALGVAPRDVNALVMGIHGDNMLPLIRLANVAGVPVTDLLSAEELAAIVHRTQHGGAEIVNHLKTGSAFYTPGLAAVEMAEAVLTDSKRVLPCAAYVEGEFGFSGCFLGVPVVLGDKGVERIIQFKLTDEEQKAMAESETAVRKQMAATGL, encoded by the coding sequence ATGAGAAGAAACAAGATCACCATCATCGGCGCGGGCAATGTCGGCGCCACCGCCGCCCACTGGGCCGCCAGCCGGGGCCTGGGCGATATCCTCCTGTTGGACGTGGTGGAAGGCGTGCCCCAGGGCAAGGCTCTGGATCTGCTGCAATCCGGGCCGGTGGATGGATTTTCCAACCGGATCACCGGTTCCAACGACTTCGCCGATCTGGCCGGTTCCGACGTGGTGATCATCACCGCCGGCCTGGCCCGCAAGCCGGGGATGAGCCGCGACGATCTCCTGGCCAAGAACGTGGCCATCGTCAAGTCCTGTGCCGAGCAGGTGGCCAAGCATGCCCCGGACTGCGTCTTGATCGTGGTCACCAACCCCATCGACGCCATGGTCTACACGGCCTTTAAGGTCACCGGCTTCCCCAGGGAGCGGGTGATCGGCATGGCCGGGGTCCTCGATTCCGCCCGGTACCGCACCTTCCTGGCCGAGGCCTTGGGTGTGGCGCCCCGCGACGTGAATGCGCTGGTCATGGGCATCCACGGCGACAATATGCTGCCGCTGATCCGGCTCGCCAATGTGGCGGGGGTTCCGGTCACCGACCTGTTGTCTGCAGAGGAGCTGGCGGCCATCGTCCACCGCACCCAGCACGGCGGGGCCGAGATCGTCAACCATCTCAAGACCGGCAGCGCCTTTTACACCCCGGGTTTGGCGGCGGTGGAGATGGCCGAAGCGGTGCTCACCGACAGCAAGCGGGTCTTGCCCTGTGCCGCCTATGTGGAGGGTGAGTTCGGCTTTTCCGGCTGCTTCCTCGGGGTGCCCGTGGTCTTGGGCGACAAGGGGGTTGAGCGGATCATCCAGTTCAAGCTCACCGACGAGGAACAGAAGGCCATGGCCGAGTCCGAGACGGCGGTGCGCAAGCAGATGGCTGCCACCGGTCTGTAA
- the kdsB gene encoding 3-deoxy-manno-octulosonate cytidylyltransferase, producing MDTQHKAQAKVVAIIPARYHSNRFEGKPLAKIAGKPMIQHVYERARAVALLSRVAVATDDERIAECVRSFGGEVVMTRSDHVSGTDRLAEAASIMEIAEQDVVVNIQGDQPLFEAEVIAQVATPLLEDPALPMSTLIYKIVRQEEITDPNHVKTVFDRQNNALYFSRASIPFQRNPEEPEVPTYYKHLGFYAYRKGFLLTFVGLPEGEWERFEKLEQLRALEFGYRIKVVLTAHDSIEVDTPQDLERVEELIRRDGK from the coding sequence ATGGATACCCAGCATAAAGCACAAGCCAAAGTTGTCGCCATCATTCCGGCCCGCTACCATTCCAACCGTTTCGAGGGCAAGCCCCTGGCCAAGATCGCGGGCAAGCCCATGATCCAGCACGTCTACGAACGGGCTCGTGCGGTGGCCCTGCTCTCCCGGGTGGCGGTGGCCACCGACGACGAGCGGATCGCCGAGTGCGTCCGCTCCTTCGGCGGCGAGGTGGTGATGACCCGCTCCGACCATGTCTCCGGCACCGACCGGCTGGCCGAGGCCGCCTCCATCATGGAGATCGCTGAGCAGGACGTGGTGGTGAACATCCAGGGCGACCAGCCGCTTTTCGAGGCGGAGGTGATTGCCCAGGTCGCCACCCCGCTCCTCGAAGATCCGGCCCTGCCCATGTCCACCCTGATCTACAAGATCGTGCGCCAGGAGGAGATCACCGACCCCAACCACGTCAAGACCGTGTTCGACCGGCAGAACAACGCCCTTTATTTTTCCCGCGCCTCCATCCCCTTTCAGCGCAACCCAGAGGAGCCGGAGGTGCCCACCTACTACAAGCACCTCGGCTTTTACGCCTACCGCAAGGGGTTTCTCCTCACCTTTGTCGGGCTGCCCGAGGGGGAGTGGGAGCGGTTTGAAAAATTGGAGCAGCTGCGGGCCCTGGAATTCGGCTACCGCATCAAGGTGGTGCTCACCGCGCACGATTCCATCGAGGTGGATACCCCCCAGGATCTGGAGCGGGTGGAAGAGCTGATCCGCAGAGACGGCAAATAA
- a CDS encoding class I SAM-dependent methyltransferase, which translates to MTSPAEKNPIAVSAAEPSLAGKAASLAAELGLPIYENETPPPPLLLTLSPERLELRQTDKGAEGPLYVDFIGGAIEYRRKHTSSRKEGIARAVGIKGAQPPSVLDLTAGLGRDSFILASLGCTVRMVERSPVVAALLADGMARAQAAPSLAGIMARLTLMLGDSLEILTHWQGKRPEVVYIDPMYPHRSKSALVKKEMRLIRLLVGDDQDSDALLTAALTVASKRVVVKRPRLAPPLTGPAANFSLGGKNSRFDVYLVPPAP; encoded by the coding sequence ATGACCAGCCCCGCTGAGAAAAACCCCATCGCCGTCAGTGCTGCCGAGCCGAGCCTGGCCGGGAAAGCCGCGAGCCTGGCCGCGGAGCTGGGGCTGCCGATTTACGAAAACGAAACCCCGCCTCCCCCCCTGCTGCTCACCCTGAGCCCGGAGCGGCTGGAGCTGCGCCAGACCGACAAGGGCGCGGAAGGTCCTTTGTATGTTGATTTCATCGGCGGCGCCATTGAGTACCGCCGCAAGCACACCAGCAGCCGCAAGGAGGGGATTGCCCGGGCCGTGGGCATCAAGGGGGCGCAACCGCCATCGGTGCTCGACCTCACCGCCGGTCTGGGCCGGGACAGCTTCATCCTCGCCAGCCTCGGCTGCACGGTGCGGATGGTGGAACGCTCTCCCGTGGTGGCCGCCCTGCTGGCGGACGGGATGGCGCGGGCACAAGCGGCGCCGAGCCTGGCCGGAATCATGGCCCGGCTCACTCTTATGCTGGGCGACAGCCTGGAGATCCTGACGCACTGGCAGGGGAAACGACCCGAGGTGGTGTACATCGACCCCATGTACCCGCACCGCAGCAAAAGCGCCCTGGTCAAAAAAGAGATGCGGCTTATCCGGCTGCTGGTGGGAGATGACCAGGACAGCGATGCGCTGCTCACCGCCGCTCTGACCGTGGCCAGCAAAAGAGTGGTGGTGAAACGGCCCCGCTTGGCCCCGCCCCTGACCGGACCCGCCGCCAACTTCAGCCTCGGCGGCAAGAATAGCCGCTTTGATGTCTATCTGGTGCCACCAGCCCCCTGA
- a CDS encoding hybrid sensor histidine kinase/response regulator has translation MFTPTLNTPFRRVGPLLLLLTFLFILVWKLPPIAMPQGSQIMALWVHITTETFSIIIAGLIFAVTWNAYSSERPAPLLVLACGLLAVGLLDFGHLLSFKGMPDFITPAGTEKGLNFWLAARLLFALTMVAITFLPWTPFRQPQLRYWLLAANLSVVGLVFWLALYQPQVWPHTFIEGQGLTPFKISMEYLIMGLLLIPAVLFMIKAWRDHKAIQADYLAGAAVVTILSELVFTLYTDVSDIFNLLGHLYKIVAFALIYRAIFVVSIREPFLRLRQANIETNQAKAHYTTLAELAPVGIFRTDAMGDCLYVNDLWLEISGLTLSEALRDGWTQALHPEDRARIKAEWERSEQGPKKFQAEYRFLRPDGKITWVWGQTRPELNSNGQVVGHVGTITDITERKKGEQELLTAKEEWERTFAAIGDVATILDGDLRILRANRKACDMLGLTPEELKGRFCYELFHGDSQPCEGCPAVRTAKDLNAHSAEIEHQNLAKTFSVSSSAVCGPNNELLSIIYIARDITELKTLERQLRQAQKMEAVGTLAGGIAHDFNNILTPVLGYTEIIIESLPPESPLKELAQEVLKAGRRARDLVKQILTFSRQTEQERTPYQIHLAIKEALKLLRSSLPSTIEIKQNIASEGMVLADPTMIHQVVMNLCTNAYHAMRESGGILAVSLTEVEIGSDEYITELHLKAGPYLRLEVSDTGCGMEHHLLERIFEPYFSTKAKGEGTGLGLSMVHGIVTGLGGHVTVYSEPGKGTTFHVYLPKCLEQKGAQKIAPTQAPLPRGHEHILVVDDEKVIVEMMQKTLEMLGYRVTTCIDSRQALELFAAQPADFDLVLTDMTMPHLTGAELAQQLMAIRPELPVVLCTGFSEIINEEKARDIGIRKLLMKPVLRDELARVLRQVLAQPEG, from the coding sequence ATGTTTACCCCCACCCTTAATACCCCCTTCAGACGGGTTGGCCCCCTGCTCCTCCTCCTGACCTTCCTCTTTATTCTGGTCTGGAAGCTCCCCCCCATTGCCATGCCGCAGGGCAGCCAGATCATGGCGTTGTGGGTACACATCACGACCGAGACCTTTTCCATCATCATCGCCGGCTTGATCTTCGCCGTCACCTGGAATGCTTACAGCAGCGAACGGCCGGCTCCCTTGCTTGTCCTGGCCTGCGGCCTGCTCGCCGTCGGCCTCCTCGACTTCGGCCACCTCCTCTCCTTCAAAGGCATGCCGGACTTTATCACCCCGGCCGGCACTGAAAAAGGGTTGAACTTCTGGCTGGCAGCCCGTCTGCTCTTTGCCCTGACCATGGTGGCGATCACCTTTCTGCCCTGGACACCATTTCGCCAGCCGCAACTCCGCTACTGGCTGCTGGCCGCCAATCTCTCCGTGGTCGGGCTGGTCTTCTGGCTGGCGCTCTACCAGCCGCAGGTCTGGCCGCACACCTTCATCGAAGGGCAAGGACTGACCCCCTTCAAGATCTCCATGGAATACCTGATCATGGGCTTGCTGCTGATCCCGGCCGTGCTCTTCATGATCAAGGCGTGGCGGGATCATAAAGCCATCCAGGCCGATTATCTGGCGGGCGCCGCCGTGGTCACCATCCTCAGCGAACTTGTCTTCACCCTCTATACCGATGTCAGCGACATCTTCAATCTGCTCGGCCATCTGTACAAGATCGTGGCCTTTGCCCTGATCTATCGCGCTATTTTCGTGGTCAGCATCCGCGAGCCATTTCTCCGTTTGCGCCAAGCCAACATCGAGACCAATCAGGCCAAGGCCCATTACACCACCCTGGCCGAACTTGCGCCGGTCGGCATCTTTCGCACCGATGCCATGGGCGACTGCCTCTATGTCAACGACCTTTGGCTGGAGATTTCCGGCCTCACTTTGTCCGAGGCCTTACGGGATGGCTGGACCCAGGCGCTCCATCCGGAAGACCGCGCCCGGATCAAGGCAGAGTGGGAGCGGAGCGAACAGGGACCAAAAAAATTCCAAGCCGAATACCGATTCCTGCGCCCGGATGGCAAAATCACTTGGGTTTGGGGGCAGACCAGACCGGAACTGAACAGCAACGGCCAGGTGGTCGGCCATGTGGGCACCATCACCGATATCACCGAACGCAAGAAGGGAGAACAGGAGCTCCTTACGGCCAAAGAGGAGTGGGAACGGACCTTTGCCGCCATCGGCGATGTCGCCACCATCCTGGATGGGGATCTCCGCATCCTCCGGGCCAACCGCAAGGCCTGCGACATGCTCGGCCTTACGCCCGAGGAGTTGAAGGGAAGATTCTGCTACGAGCTCTTCCATGGCGACAGCCAACCCTGCGAGGGGTGCCCGGCCGTGCGCACCGCCAAGGATCTCAACGCCCATAGCGCGGAGATTGAACATCAGAATCTGGCCAAGACCTTTTCCGTCTCCTCCTCCGCGGTTTGCGGCCCGAACAACGAGTTGCTGAGCATTATCTATATCGCCAGGGATATCACCGAACTGAAAACGCTGGAACGGCAATTGCGGCAGGCCCAAAAGATGGAAGCGGTGGGCACCCTGGCCGGCGGCATCGCCCATGACTTCAACAACATCCTCACCCCGGTGCTGGGCTATACGGAGATCATCATCGAAAGCCTCCCCCCCGAGAGCCCGCTGAAAGAGCTGGCCCAGGAGGTGCTCAAGGCAGGCAGACGGGCACGGGATCTGGTCAAGCAGATCCTCACCTTCAGCCGGCAGACCGAACAGGAACGCACCCCCTACCAGATCCACCTGGCAATCAAGGAGGCGCTCAAACTGCTCCGTTCCTCCCTGCCCAGCACCATCGAAATCAAGCAGAATATTGCCAGCGAGGGCATGGTTCTGGCCGACCCGACCATGATCCATCAGGTGGTGATGAATCTCTGCACCAACGCCTACCATGCCATGCGGGAAAGCGGCGGCATCCTTGCCGTTTCCCTGACCGAGGTGGAGATCGGCAGCGATGAATATATCACCGAGCTGCATCTCAAAGCCGGCCCCTATCTGCGGCTGGAGGTGAGCGACACCGGCTGCGGCATGGAGCATCATCTTCTGGAACGGATCTTTGAACCCTACTTCAGCACCAAGGCCAAGGGGGAAGGGACCGGCTTGGGCCTCTCGATGGTGCATGGGATTGTCACCGGTCTTGGCGGTCATGTCACGGTTTACAGCGAACCGGGCAAGGGCACGACCTTCCACGTTTACCTTCCCAAGTGTCTGGAGCAAAAAGGGGCGCAAAAAATCGCGCCAACGCAGGCCCCCTTGCCCAGGGGGCATGAGCACATCCTGGTGGTGGATGACGAGAAGGTGATTGTCGAGATGATGCAGAAAACTCTGGAGATGCTGGGCTATCGGGTGACCACCTGCATCGACTCCCGCCAGGCACTGGAGCTTTTTGCGGCGCAGCCGGCTGATTTCGATCTGGTGCTCACCGATATGACCATGCCGCACCTGACCGGAGCCGAGCTGGCCCAGCAGCTCATGGCCATCCGGCCGGAGCTGCCGGTCGTCCTCTGCACCGGCTTCAGCGAGATCATCAATGAAGAAAAGGCCCGGGATATCGGCATCCGGAAGCTGCTGATGAAACCGGTGCTGCGCGATGAACTGGCCAGGGTGTTGCGGCAGGTGTTGGCTCAGCCGGAAGGGTAA
- a CDS encoding mechanosensitive ion channel family protein — MSFVNEYLGIIEWQLLAKSSLRVVFILVMAWFSRSILDKVLGSLKNRLYERGLAAHESPLESGKRVETLIMLVRQGALIVLWLIVGLLILKEIGVEIGPFLASAGIVGLAVGFGGQNLVRDVISGFFIILENQIRVGDVAIINGSGGLVEEINFRTIVLRDLGGVVHIFPNGTINTLSNLTKEWSAYVFEIGVAYKENTDAVVAILAEVGRKLKEDPVIGPMILEEPEIFGVDKLDTSAVVIKGRIKTVPIQQWEVGREFLRRVKLAFDASGIEIPFPHQTLYFGEASKPVAVQLLERAQSGASYPSG, encoded by the coding sequence ATGAGCTTTGTAAACGAATATCTGGGAATCATCGAATGGCAACTGCTCGCCAAGAGCAGTTTACGGGTGGTGTTCATTCTTGTTATGGCCTGGTTTTCCAGGTCGATCCTCGACAAGGTCCTGGGGAGCCTGAAAAACCGCCTCTACGAGCGGGGCTTGGCCGCGCACGAATCCCCGCTCGAGTCCGGCAAGCGGGTGGAAACCCTGATCATGCTGGTCCGCCAGGGCGCCCTCATTGTCCTCTGGCTGATCGTGGGTCTGCTCATCCTCAAGGAAATCGGCGTCGAAATCGGCCCCTTTCTCGCCAGCGCCGGCATCGTTGGCTTGGCCGTGGGGTTCGGCGGCCAGAATCTGGTCCGCGATGTCATCTCCGGGTTTTTCATTATCCTCGAAAATCAGATCCGGGTTGGGGATGTGGCGATCATCAACGGCAGCGGCGGGCTGGTGGAAGAGATCAATTTCCGCACCATCGTCTTGCGGGATCTCGGCGGGGTGGTGCACATCTTCCCCAATGGGACGATCAATACCCTCAGCAACCTCACCAAGGAATGGTCGGCCTATGTCTTCGAGATCGGGGTGGCCTATAAGGAAAATACCGATGCGGTGGTCGCGATTCTCGCGGAGGTGGGGAGGAAATTGAAAGAGGATCCGGTCATCGGCCCGATGATCCTAGAAGAACCCGAGATCTTCGGGGTGGATAAGCTGGATACCTCCGCCGTGGTTATCAAGGGGAGGATCAAAACTGTGCCGATCCAGCAGTGGGAGGTCGGTCGCGAGTTTCTCCGCCGGGTCAAGCTGGCCTTTGATGCCAGCGGCATCGAGATTCCCTTCCCGCACCAGACCTTGTATTTTGGCGAGGCAAGTAAGCCGGTGGCGGTGCAGCTGCTGGAGCGGGCGCAGTCTGGAGCCTCTTACCCTTCCGGCTGA
- a CDS encoding sucrose synthase, which produces MPDTLANFIDEQEIPLLLDFLFSIPAPESSILLRNDILLAFEIWAGEQGKGEELPGSWRFLRKVQEILCLQEERIVVYRHRKASCRIYAIRQESEQLLPLSARNFLAVKERLVNPNLPAQQRTMELNLAPFYDYGPSLKDPNTIGHGIKHLNRYLSTNLASQPDKWQKALYEFLKLHQLHGVQLLLDGGKIRNVEDLENALEYGMDMVERASGREDMSRLQKKLGHLGFLAGWGSSPERIIETMHLLQDIIEQPNEETIEEFLARIPMVSKVALISPHGWFAQENVLGRPDTGGQVVYVLDQAKALEQFLAEDLRNSGLDIDPMILIVTRLIPENEGTTSNQRLEKVWQTKNVWILRVPFRDADNEVVGHWLSRFRVWPYLDQFAIDVEEELRQEFGGRPDLIVGNYSDGNLVATLLSQNMGVTQSTIAHALEKSKYLFSDLHWENFEGEYHFSVQFMADLMAMNLADFIISSTSQEIIGTDQVIGQYESYQFFTMPGLLNVTSGINLFHPRFNVIPPGVDPATFFPNSQHKRRDQKASRELEELLFGREDQDCLGCLARPELPPIFSIARLDRIKNLTGLVEAYGKNRELRERANLIVIASVVDPERSRDGEEAAEIRKMHRILEEYDLHSSVRWVGKLLDKRATGEAYRIMADRQGVFVQPALFEAFGLTILEAMHSGLPVFVTMFGGPVEIVEHEKSGFLINPTNHEAMSAHLADFFIRCTESPKYWATIAKAGLKRAQSNFTWELYCRKLTRLAKVHGFWRYSQSEHAKTRMAQCWNQLYHLYIKARAAAIDRQ; this is translated from the coding sequence ATGCCCGATACTCTCGCCAATTTCATTGATGAGCAGGAAATCCCCCTGCTGCTCGATTTTCTTTTTTCCATTCCCGCCCCGGAATCTTCGATCTTGCTGCGAAACGATATCCTGCTCGCTTTTGAGATCTGGGCCGGCGAACAGGGCAAGGGGGAAGAGCTCCCCGGTTCCTGGCGATTTCTGCGCAAGGTCCAGGAGATCCTTTGCCTGCAGGAAGAGCGGATTGTGGTCTATCGCCACCGGAAAGCCAGCTGCCGTATTTATGCGATCAGGCAAGAGAGCGAGCAGCTCTTGCCCCTGAGCGCCCGCAATTTTCTTGCGGTCAAGGAACGGCTGGTGAACCCCAATCTCCCCGCGCAGCAGCGGACCATGGAGTTGAATCTCGCCCCCTTTTACGATTATGGGCCAAGCCTGAAGGATCCCAATACCATCGGCCACGGCATCAAGCACCTCAACCGCTATCTCTCCACGAATCTGGCCAGTCAGCCGGATAAGTGGCAAAAGGCGTTGTATGAATTCTTGAAGCTCCACCAGCTCCATGGGGTACAGCTCCTGCTGGACGGCGGTAAAATCCGCAACGTCGAGGATCTGGAAAACGCACTGGAATACGGGATGGACATGGTGGAGCGTGCCAGCGGCCGCGAGGACATGTCCCGCTTACAAAAAAAGCTCGGGCATCTCGGATTTTTGGCTGGTTGGGGCAGCAGCCCGGAACGGATTATCGAGACCATGCATCTCTTGCAGGACATTATCGAACAGCCCAATGAGGAGACCATCGAGGAGTTTTTGGCCAGGATCCCCATGGTTTCCAAGGTTGCCCTGATCTCCCCGCACGGCTGGTTTGCCCAGGAAAATGTCCTTGGCCGGCCGGACACCGGCGGGCAGGTGGTGTACGTGCTGGATCAGGCCAAGGCCCTGGAGCAGTTTCTTGCCGAGGATCTGCGGAATTCCGGGCTGGATATCGACCCGATGATCCTCATTGTCACCCGGCTCATCCCCGAAAATGAGGGAACCACCTCAAACCAGCGGCTGGAAAAGGTGTGGCAGACCAAGAACGTCTGGATCCTGCGGGTGCCCTTCCGGGATGCGGACAACGAGGTGGTGGGGCACTGGCTTTCCCGCTTCCGGGTGTGGCCCTATCTGGACCAATTCGCCATCGATGTCGAAGAGGAGCTGCGCCAGGAATTCGGCGGCCGGCCCGATCTCATTGTGGGCAACTATTCGGACGGCAATCTGGTGGCCACCCTACTTTCTCAGAATATGGGGGTTACGCAAAGCACCATTGCCCATGCCCTGGAAAAATCAAAATATCTTTTCAGCGATCTCCATTGGGAAAATTTTGAAGGAGAATATCATTTTTCCGTGCAATTCATGGCGGATCTCATGGCCATGAACCTGGCGGATTTTATTATTTCCAGCACCTCCCAGGAGATCATCGGCACGGACCAGGTGATCGGCCAGTATGAGTCCTACCAGTTTTTTACCATGCCCGGGTTGTTGAATGTGACCAGCGGCATCAATCTTTTCCACCCCCGCTTCAACGTCATTCCGCCCGGGGTCGATCCGGCAACCTTTTTCCCGAACAGCCAACACAAAAGAAGGGACCAGAAGGCGAGCCGGGAACTGGAAGAGCTCCTCTTCGGCCGGGAGGATCAGGACTGCCTCGGCTGCCTGGCCCGGCCGGAGCTGCCGCCCATCTTCTCCATTGCCCGGCTGGACCGGATCAAGAACCTCACCGGCTTGGTCGAGGCCTACGGCAAGAACCGGGAGCTGCGGGAGCGGGCCAACCTGATTGTTATCGCCAGCGTCGTGGATCCCGAGCGTTCCCGGGACGGCGAGGAGGCGGCGGAGATCCGCAAGATGCACCGGATTCTCGAAGAGTACGACCTCCACTCCAGCGTTCGCTGGGTCGGCAAGTTGCTGGACAAGCGCGCCACCGGAGAGGCTTACCGGATCATGGCAGATCGCCAGGGCGTCTTTGTCCAGCCCGCCCTCTTCGAGGCGTTCGGCCTTACCATTCTCGAGGCCATGCATTCGGGGCTGCCGGTGTTCGTCACCATGTTCGGCGGGCCGGTGGAGATTGTCGAACACGAGAAGTCAGGCTTTCTCATCAATCCGACCAACCATGAGGCAATGTCCGCCCATCTGGCTGACTTTTTTATCCGCTGTACGGAAAGCCCCAAGTACTGGGCAACAATTGCCAAGGCCGGGCTCAAAAGGGCCCAGAGCAATTTTACCTGGGAGCTCTATTGCCGGAAATTGACCAGGCTGGCCAAGGTGCACGGTTTTTGGCGTTACTCGCAGTCCGAGCACGCCAAGACCCGCATGGCCCAATGCTGGAATCAACTGTACCATCTCTACATCAAGGCGCGCGCCGCCGCCATTGACCGCCAGTAG
- a CDS encoding HAD-IIB family hydrolase encodes MKTSGVYIQLFSVHGLVRGTSLELGRDADTGGQVKYVLELARALAARADVAQVDLITRLIVDKGVSPDYSCPIEPISDKARIVRIQCGGRKYMRKELLWSHLDEMVDKTLKFIKSSGRVPDVFHGHYADGGYVAGELARIFGSPFIFTGHSMGAHKKKKLLSEGLTGEEINRRYHIDHRILVEDRIIKDAEQIFVSTNHEIERQYSLYPNFGAGQYLVNPPGIDVETFYPHYAPHLDADAGDESTRQARVVLLRELHRFWVSPEKPFILALCRPDQRKNIAGLITAYGEDKELQAIANLAIFAGIRKDIAEMEDNERNVLTEMLLLMDRYDLYGKLAIPKKHDFSIEVPELYRLCADSYGVFVNPALVEPFGLTLIEAASCGLPIVATHDGGPTDIIANCDNGILIDPTKSREIGSACKKILVDKELWQRYSQNGINRVQRHYSWSSHCDRTLEAIEKVISQMPAVPKTLEGVRKTAIGKRLAEVKRMLISDIDNTLIGDDASLQQLLPLLNANVEKLCWGVSTGRCLAKTIQILEEHAVERPDILICSVGTEIYYGATLSPDKGWHRHIAYQWRPEVIREKLGRLAFLEMQEPEKQKPFKVSYYMEDNPELLARVHEVLQINKIRYHLVYSHGEFLDILPYRASKGKAIRYLSYKWNIPLADIMVCGDSGNDESMLRGDTNGLVVANYSKELEKLKGMRRIYFSNKAYAAGIIDGLRHYDFIGGDD; translated from the coding sequence GTGAAAACGTCAGGAGTATACATCCAACTTTTTAGTGTGCATGGCTTGGTTCGGGGAACCTCCTTGGAACTTGGCCGCGATGCGGACACGGGCGGCCAGGTGAAGTATGTCCTGGAATTGGCCCGCGCCCTTGCCGCCCGAGCCGATGTTGCCCAGGTTGACCTCATCACCCGTTTGATTGTCGATAAGGGGGTTTCCCCGGATTATTCCTGCCCCATCGAGCCAATTTCGGATAAGGCGAGGATCGTTCGCATCCAGTGCGGCGGCCGCAAATACATGCGCAAGGAGCTGCTCTGGTCCCATCTCGATGAGATGGTGGATAAGACCCTGAAGTTTATCAAGAGCTCCGGCCGGGTGCCGGATGTCTTCCACGGCCATTACGCCGATGGCGGCTATGTGGCCGGCGAACTGGCGCGCATCTTCGGCTCCCCCTTTATCTTCACCGGCCACTCCATGGGGGCGCACAAGAAAAAGAAGCTGCTCTCCGAAGGGTTGACCGGCGAAGAGATCAACCGGCGCTACCATATCGACCACCGCATCTTGGTGGAAGATCGGATCATCAAGGATGCCGAGCAGATCTTCGTCAGCACCAACCACGAAATCGAGCGGCAGTACAGCCTCTATCCCAATTTCGGGGCAGGCCAATATCTGGTGAATCCGCCGGGGATCGACGTGGAGACCTTCTATCCCCATTACGCGCCGCACCTTGATGCGGATGCCGGCGACGAATCCACCCGGCAGGCCAGGGTGGTGCTGCTCCGGGAACTCCACCGTTTTTGGGTTTCCCCGGAAAAGCCTTTTATTCTCGCGCTCTGCCGCCCGGACCAGCGCAAGAACATTGCCGGCTTGATCACCGCCTACGGCGAGGACAAGGAGCTGCAGGCCATTGCCAATCTGGCGATCTTTGCCGGAATACGTAAAGATATCGCTGAAATGGAGGACAATGAGCGCAATGTCCTCACCGAGATGCTGCTCCTCATGGACCGGTACGACCTCTACGGCAAATTGGCCATCCCTAAAAAACACGACTTCTCCATCGAGGTGCCCGAGCTGTACCGGCTCTGCGCCGACAGCTATGGGGTCTTTGTCAATCCCGCCCTGGTGGAACCCTTCGGCCTGACCCTGATCGAGGCCGCCTCCTGCGGCTTGCCCATTGTCGCCACCCATGACGGCGGGCCCACCGATATCATCGCCAACTGCGACAACGGGATCCTCATCGACCCCACCAAGAGTCGGGAGATCGGCTCCGCCTGCAAAAAAATCCTGGTGGATAAAGAGTTGTGGCAGCGGTATTCGCAAAACGGCATCAATCGGGTGCAGCGCCATTATTCCTGGTCCTCGCATTGCGATCGGACCCTTGAGGCCATTGAAAAAGTTATCTCCCAGATGCCTGCCGTGCCGAAAACCCTGGAGGGTGTGAGAAAAACCGCCATCGGCAAGCGGCTTGCCGAGGTGAAACGCATGCTTATCAGCGACATCGATAATACCCTGATAGGCGATGACGCATCCCTGCAGCAGCTCCTGCCCCTGCTGAACGCCAATGTCGAGAAGCTCTGCTGGGGGGTATCCACCGGGCGTTGTCTGGCAAAAACCATTCAGATTCTTGAAGAACATGCGGTGGAGCGGCCGGATATTCTGATCTGCTCGGTGGGCACGGAAATTTACTACGGCGCCACTCTTTCCCCGGATAAAGGGTGGCACCGGCATATCGCCTATCAATGGCGGCCGGAGGTGATCAGGGAAAAACTGGGGCGTTTGGCCTTTCTGGAAATGCAGGAGCCGGAAAAACAAAAACCCTTCAAGGTCAGCTATTACATGGAAGACAATCCGGAATTGCTTGCCAGGGTGCATGAGGTTCTCCAGATCAACAAGATCCGCTATCATCTCGTCTATTCCCACGGCGAGTTTCTCGATATCCTTCCCTACCGAGCCTCCAAGGGCAAGGCGATCCGCTATCTGAGCTACAAGTGGAACATCCCCCTGGCCGATATCATGGTCTGCGGTGATTCCGGCAACGACGAATCCATGCTCCGGGGAGACACCAACGGACTGGTGGTGGCCAATTACAGCAAGGAGCTTGAGAAGCTGAAGGGAATGCGGCGGATCTATTTCAGTAACAAGGCATATGCGGCCGGAATCATCGACGGTCTGCGGCATTACGATTTCATAGGAGGAGACGATTGA